In Gimesia benthica, a single window of DNA contains:
- a CDS encoding plasmid partitioning protein RepB C-terminal domain-containing protein encodes MTSKKKIHFACESRVQSIAISSILPLHRISPSTRKSKKYLSISASIQKLGIIEPLVVFPQENGKEFLLLDGHVRYDILMDSGEKNVDCLIALEDEAFTYNHKINRLNAVQEHFMIMKAINNGVSEDTIAAALNVNIANIREKKNLLNGICPEVVQLLRGKQANADTFRQLRKAKAMRQIEMAELMCATTNYSARYANFLIASTPEDQLIESAQPKENNGISQADLARMEREMESITRDFKQIEDTHGKNTLNLVIVIGYLKKLLNNARVVRYLASNYQELLDEFQKLSELKSLSEETKS; translated from the coding sequence ATGACTTCTAAAAAGAAGATCCACTTTGCATGTGAATCCAGAGTTCAATCGATTGCTATTTCGAGCATTTTACCTTTACACCGAATTTCCCCGAGTACTCGTAAGTCTAAAAAGTACCTTAGCATCTCAGCCTCAATTCAAAAACTGGGAATCATAGAGCCGCTGGTAGTCTTTCCTCAGGAAAACGGTAAGGAATTCTTACTTCTCGATGGGCATGTTCGGTATGACATCCTGATGGATTCTGGAGAGAAGAATGTAGACTGTCTGATTGCACTCGAAGATGAGGCGTTTACCTATAATCATAAAATCAACAGATTAAATGCTGTTCAAGAACACTTTATGATCATGAAAGCGATCAATAATGGGGTCTCCGAAGACACCATTGCTGCTGCCCTCAATGTGAATATCGCAAATATAAGAGAAAAGAAAAATTTACTGAATGGGATCTGCCCAGAAGTAGTGCAACTGCTGAGAGGGAAGCAAGCTAATGCCGATACCTTTCGACAACTTCGCAAAGCAAAAGCAATGCGACAGATTGAAATGGCGGAACTGATGTGTGCCACAACGAATTACTCAGCGCGCTATGCAAATTTTCTGATTGCATCGACCCCAGAAGATCAACTAATCGAATCGGCACAACCAAAAGAGAACAATGGTATCTCGCAAGCTGACTTAGCGCGTATGGAACGTGAAATGGAATCCATTACCAGAGATTTCAAACAGATCGAAGATACTCACGGTAAAAATACTTTGAACCTGGTGATTGTGATTGGCTATCTCAAAAAACTACTTAACAACGCCCGTGTCGTTAGGTATCTTGCATCCAATTATCAGGAATTATTGGATGAATTTCAAAAGCTATCAGAACTAAAAAGCTTGTCGGAGGAGACTAAATCCTGA
- a CDS encoding iron-sulfur cluster assembly scaffold protein, with amino-acid sequence MDDTNDFDEETFLRDHFEASEFRGRLENPSSSQTILNRTCGDQVTLDLLIKDNTIQDAAFEAQGCIISQAATSILCEFIQGQPIEHLKQFGAPSMLKQIRIPLSPRRMQCGLLAFQALKQILYSLDEPQSDSTPAD; translated from the coding sequence GTGGATGATACAAACGACTTCGATGAAGAAACATTCCTCCGCGACCATTTTGAAGCATCGGAATTCCGTGGCCGGCTTGAGAATCCCTCATCCAGTCAAACGATTCTCAACCGCACTTGCGGCGATCAGGTCACTCTGGATCTGCTGATCAAGGACAACACAATTCAGGATGCAGCTTTTGAGGCACAGGGGTGCATAATCAGCCAGGCCGCGACTTCGATTCTCTGTGAATTCATCCAGGGACAACCAATCGAACACCTAAAACAATTCGGTGCACCGTCCATGTTGAAACAAATCCGCATTCCTCTCTCTCCACGCCGCATGCAATGCGGTCTTCTGGCATTTCAAGCTCTCAAACAGATCCTTTATTCCCTCGACGAACCCCAATCAGACTCAACGCCGGCAGACTGA